The DNA region GCGCAGACAAATCCGGCTACAAAATCATTGAAAACTTTGTTGTAATTTCTctgatgatattttttatataaataaatcataacttAATTGAggtttaaaaaaactatttttaagaTTAGTATTCATCTTTAATAACATGACAATACAAGAGAAGTATCTATACAACCTTAAGAATTTCAGGTGTTACAGGATTTGGTCCCCTTGATGATAAGGGTGCAACATATGGTGCAAATAGATCAAATATTTCATGACTTTTCGATATGCTTACAGATGAATTCCtgtattataaaagaaaaactcAATCAATGAaggaaattataatatttttagaataactAATGAAGTACTACCATAAATACCTACCTTGATCTTCGCAAATATCTCAGTAGCATGCTTGATTCTTTATTGTAAAGAAAAGTTGTTGGGAGGGAAGATGAGATTGAATCTTCTAACCCATAATTGCGGCGAGGACATACTATCACCATACCAATTGCACCCGCGGAAATAGCTGCTTCCCCCGAATTGTTTTCAATACAAATGACAATCCTACCTCTTACAAGTCTAGCATCTAGTGAGTTTGCGGATTGACAAAGTCTGCATATTATGAGTTCTAATCAGTAAATTAATTACCTGAAATAATTTGCTTCTTATATAAAATTGCAATTGAAAAGAAATATAGATCATTTCTTTCACAATGTTCATCTAAACACATAAAAGTAACAATGTTTAAAACTTTTTTCTATCAACATAAAAGAAATACATGATAACTAAGTAAATAATACCTTGCTGCATCACTAGAaatattctcttttatatttGGCACAGCACCAGCATACACCAAAGTGGAGAAATTAGTATCATCAAACACATTCAATGTAGATCCATTCAATGAAGATTCCTGATGAAtgaaatcaataataataaaaaatattgtatccaTGCATGTTGTGCCTTATAAGGTAAATACTATATATACCTGTAAAATATGAGTATCACCCAACATCAAATAGTTCATGAACTTTCGATCAGTCGTGCTTGCTGCCACGGTAAGACCCCATGGAGAAACATTCACGACAGTTTCATGTCCAGGGCCATCGTTTCCGGCAGCACATATTGTCATAATTCCTTTTCTCATTGCTTGAAAACTCCCAACAGCTGTAGAATCTCTCATATAACTTTTTAGCATATAGTTTCTAAAAAATGATTTTCCCACAGCAACTGATATTATGTCAACCCCATCATTGATGGCATCCTCGAATGCGAGAATGATGTCGGCGTCATAAGCACCATCAGACCAAATTACTTTATATACCGCAATCCTCGAAGAAGGGACTCCTCCTCGTGCTGTACCTTCACCAAAACCATAAAAGTTTGCCGAACTAACAAGATTTCCGACAATGATTGAAGCTACATGAGTTCCATGACCAAGGGTATCTCTTGGAGACTTGATATCATCTTGTAAGAAAAGGCCATTTCTTTTGTAGTACCTTCCTCCAATTATTTTCCTGCATTGAGATAATATGTATTatgaaaattgaattattgatcatctttagtatttaatatgttaaagaatgttataatgataatataagattgttttaaatttgtttgagtAGTTTGCTTGATAATTTagatgattataaaaataaataatagtaaataagatattatatttgaatataatagaaacaattcaaataaaacaagtCCTTACTTGTTACATTTGAAATTTAGTAGCCCACTACATGAGCCTTTCCATTTGGGCGGTGGAGATCCCATTCCAATATCGCTAAAGCTATCTAACTCTGGCCAAATTCCGGAATCTATTACTCCAACAATGATGTTACTCTCAACTTCATTCGCTCTTCTAATTGTTCGAGGAAATTTCAAAAAGTCCCATGATCTTGTagtatacatataattttttccaTTAGGAAATATTGACACAACTTCTTCCCTTGCTGATGATTAagttataaatatgtaaatgaacctaattaatgatttaatttgttatatatttttagtaattatttcaaatctaattaatgaTCTTACAGTAAATCAGGTGAACCTCATCATAAGTTAATCGGGCGACAAAACCATTGAAAATACTCTTGTAACTGTGAATAAGTGATGCAGAAGAGTTTCTGcagaataaaacaaaaataaacatctAGTAAGTAAAATCTAAACACCTCTGTCAAAAAAGTgattataacaaaataagaatattaaaaaaataattattagtaataTTACATGTGAAGAGTTTTTTCTAGAAAGCTTGAATGCAAGATAGGTGGAGGGATGTTTGAGGTTGGATTCAAATCTCCCATGTACACTATGTATTCCTGTATAAACATAATAACTAGTTTAATATACATGCACCTTTTGAACGTTTTCAATGAAAATtgaatatgtatattaaaatggTGTCTATTT from Impatiens glandulifera chromosome 5, dImpGla2.1, whole genome shotgun sequence includes:
- the LOC124939367 gene encoding cucumisin-like; its protein translation is MGDLNPTSNIPPPILHSSFLEKTLHINSSASLIHSYKSIFNGFVARLTYDEVHLIYSREEVVSIFPNGKNYMYTTRSWDFLKFPRTIRRANEVESNIIVGVIDSGIWPELDSFSDIGMGSPPPKWKGSCSGLLNFKCNKKIIGGRYYKRNGLFLQDDIKSPRDTLGHGTHVASIIVGNLVSSANFYGFGEGTARGGVPSSRIAVYKVIWSDGAYDADIILAFEDAINDGVDIISVAVGKSFFRNYMLKSYMRDSTAVGSFQAMRKGIMTICAAGNDGPGHETVVNVSPWGLTVAASTTDRKFMNYLMLGDTHILQESSLNGSTLNVFDDTNFSTLVYAGAVPNIKENISSDAARLCQSANSLDARLVRGRIVICIENNSGEAAISAGAIGMVIVCPRRNYGLEDSISSSLPTTFLYNKESSMLLRYLRRSRNSSVSISKSHEIFDLFAPYVAPLSSRGPNPVTPEILKPDLSAPGDRILAAWIPTVSPSFSIIDTRRLSYNIISGTSMACAHAAAAAAYVKSFHPSWSPSAIKSALMTTAGQRNHLAEFGYGAGQINPVSAINPGLVYDANLADYVQFLCGQNYTNKQLSLVTGDEIVCTHYGSKASLNLNMPSFSIPIIPSNTPFNISLSRKVTNVGSLRSTYFAKILTLPTFRIRVVPSTLSFTYVGQTQSFRLIVEGIMKPYTAVSTSLSWVSDTNTVRSPIIILDDTRSR